From a single Solanum dulcamara chromosome 4, daSolDulc1.2, whole genome shotgun sequence genomic region:
- the LOC129885619 gene encoding uncharacterized protein LOC129885619 produces MERKQGFFSALKEEVVRGLSPGRSRARSPARSGSPITSLLRRKKNSSRNFAPNPEQLISRSGSLRPLGETLTPLMEGPDPDGGEVGDSKRVGSGLGHWMKGQLSRTPSVASSGYAKRSDLRLLLGVMGAPLAPVHVSTSDPLPHLSIKDTPIETSSAQYILQQYTAASGGQKLQSSIKNAYAMGKLKMLASEFETPTKVVKSRNSARAAESGGFVLWQMNPDMWYVELAVGGSKVHAGCNGKLVWRHTPWLGAHTAKGPVRPLRRALQGLDPRSTASMFANARCIGEKKINGEDCFILKLCADPHTLKARSEGPAEIIRHVLFGYFSQKTGLLVHMEDSHLTRIQSNGADAVYWETTINSFLDDYRPVEGIMIAHSGRSVVTLFRFGEMAMSHTKTRMEEAWTIEEVAFNVPGLSVDCFIPPADLKSGSISEACELPLDERGKSAISLATHRAKVAALDKTHDSWKVEI; encoded by the exons ATGGAGAGaaaacaaggtttcttctcGGCGTTAAAGGAAGAAGTGGTGCGTGGGTTATCGCCGGGGAGGTCAAGAGCGAGGAGTCCGGCGAGAAGTGGGTCACCCATTACGAGTTTGCTTCGGAGGAAGAAAAATAGCAGTAGGAACTTCGCACCAAATCCTGAACAGTTGATATCAAGATCAGGGAGTTTGAGACCGTTAGGGGAGACGCTGACGCCTTTGATGGAAGGTCCGGATCCGGACGGCGGAGAAGTTGGGGATTCGAAGCGGGTGGGGTCGGGTTTAGGCCATTGGATGAAAGGGCAGCTCTCCAGGACACCCTCGGTAGCATCGAGTGGGTACGCTAAGAGGTCTGATCTGAGACTCTTGCTGGGTGTAATGGGTGCTCCTCTTGCCCCCGTGCACGTTAGTACCAGTGATCCATTGCCTCATCTCAGCATAAAAGACACACCCATC GAAACTTCATCTGCTCAATACATATTGCAGCAATATACTGCTGCATCAGGTGGGCAAAAGCTACAAAGCTCAATTAAGAATGCCTATGCTATGGGAAAACTGAAGATGTTAGCTTCTGAATTTGAAACCCCAACAAAAGTGGTTAAGAGTAGGAATTCTGCTAGAGCTGCTGAGTCTGGAGGATTTGTACTATGGCAAATGAATCCTGACATGTGGTATGTGGAGCTTGCGGTTGGTGGAAGCAAGGTTCACGCAGGCTGCAATGGCAAGCTTGTATGGAGACATACACCTTGGCTTGGTGCCCATACTGCAAAAGGGCCTGTTAGGCCACTACGACGAGCCCTTCAG GGTCTTGATCCAAGATCTACTGCCAGTATGTTTGCCAACGCTAGATGCATTGGAGAGAAGAAGATCAATGGGGAGGACTGCTTCATTCTGAAGCTCTGTGCTGATCCGCACACATTGAAGGCCAGAAGTGAAGGACCAGCGGAGATCATAAGGCATGTCTTGTTTGGCTACTTCAGCCAGAAGACTGGTCTTCTTGTTCACATGGAAGATTCACATCTCACCAGGATCCAATCTAACGGAGCAGATGCAGTTTACTGGGAGACAACCATCAACTCATTCTTAGATGATTACCGCCCCGTAGAAGGTATCATGATTGCACATTCTGGGCGTTCTGTAGTCACACTTTTCCGGTTTGGGGAGATGGCTATGAGTCATACTAAAACTAGGATGGAAGAAGCTTGGACAATTGAAGAGGTTGCGTTTAACGTTCCAGGATTATCAGTAGACTGCTTTATCCCACCAGCTGATCTGAAATCAGGGTCCATAAGTGAAGCATGTGAGCTCCCTCTAGATGAAAGGGGAAAGAGTGCAATTTCACTTGCCACTCACCGGGCTAAGGTTGCAGCGCTAGATAAAACTCATGATAGCTGGAAGGTGGAAATCTAA
- the LOC129885620 gene encoding classical arabinogalactan protein 9 yields MDRKNVIWIGFLCIIVAGVGGQAPATSPTSTPASPTPTTPAPTGSPPPATSPPPAASSTPPAVSSPPPSVSSPPATSPLPAASPPPPVSAPPPATPPPVSAPPPATPPPVSTPPPVSAPAPIATPPASTPAPTPTTKVATSPAPSPLGLLSPPSPPMGSPSPSTNSDLSPAPSAPDQSGVESNMRFSKMIMGSLVFGWGLLYLLI; encoded by the exons ATGGATCGGAAAAACGTTATTTGGATCGGTTTTCTTTGCATTATCGTCGCCGGCGTAGGGGGACAAGCTCCTGCCACGTCACCCACTTCTACTCCCGCATCACCAACGCCCACTACCCCTGCACCTACCGGTTCTCCACCTCCGGCGACTTCTCCGCCGCCGGCTGCTTCATCTACGCCACCTGCAGTAAGTTCACCTCCTCCATCTGTATCTTCTCCACCAGCTACTTCACCACTACCTGCCGCTTCTCCTCCTCCACCAGTGAGCGCTCCGCCACCAGCAACTCCTCCACCAGTGAGCGCCCCGCCACCAGCAACTCCTCCACCAGTGAGTACTCCTCCGCCGGTTTCGGCACCTGCACCGATTGCAACTCCACCTGCTTCAACTCCGGCACCTACTCCGACGACAAAGGTAGCCACATCTCCAGCACCTTCGCCTTTGGGATTGTTGAGTCCTCCATCACCACCAATGGGTTCTCCGTCACCGAGTACTAACTCAGATTTATCTCCTGCTCCATCAGCCCCTGATCAG AGTGGAGTGGAGAGCAATATGAGATTTTCAAAGATGATTATGGGAAGTTTGGTTTTTGGATGGGGTCTACTCTACTTGCTGATTTAG
- the LOC129885621 gene encoding protein TRI1 has translation MPHLSLQIQNIPKSYSKKIMAVSLGLFSVFSTGETASFAKSASFSSVRLAAPLAAHHTILRTVRTVTFATASKPAAEPKKREPRGIMKPRRVSPEMQAFLGGMSEVPRTQALKLIWAHIKANDLQDPQNKKVIICDEKLKTIFGGKERVGFLEIAGLISPHFLK, from the exons ATGCCACACTTATCTCTGCAAATtcaaaatataccaaaaagCTACAGCAAGAAGATAATGGCGGTGTCCTTGGGGTTATTCTCGGTATTCTCGACCGGCGAAACCGCGTCGTTTGCAAAATCAGCTTCCTTCTCCTCAGTTAGGCTTGCGGCTCCGCTTGCTGCTCATCATACTATCCTGCGCACTGTGCGGACGGTCACCTTCGCGACGGCTTCTAAGCCGGCTGCAGAGCCGAAGAAGCGTGAACCTAGGGGGATTATGAAGCCGCGTCGAGTATCGCCCGAAATGCAGGCTTTCCTTGGTGGCATGTCTGAGGTTCCTCGAACTCAAGCCCTCAAGTTGATTTGGGCACACATCAAAGCGAACGACCTTCAG GATCCTCAAAACAAGAAGGTCATAATTTGCGATGAGAAGTTGAAGACAATTTTTGGAGGAAAGGAGCGTGTTGGGTTCCTTGAGATTGCCGGTTTGATTAGTCCTCACTTTCTTAAATGA